TCCCCAAGCGAAAAAAATGGCATTGGATTTTCCTCTCAGAGTGGAGGATGTTTTACTTATGCCAAAAAATATCGGACTGAGTTTTTTGCCTAAATCCAAATTCTCAGAAGAGGATAGAGAATTAATAGAACGAACTGGTGTTAGCTCTTATTTGAAAAAACAAATTTCAATGTGTAGTGGTGGGCAACTTCAAAAAGTTCTGATTTTACGATCCTTACTGACAAAAGCAAACTTGATATTTTTAGATGAACCAATGGATTCATTAGACCATAACGCAAGGGAACTCTTTCAGTCTGTTTTATCTGAATATTTAAATCAAGGAAATCGCTCTTTGTTTTTTATCACCCACAGTCTAGAACACGATTGGGGATTTGGTTTTGATGAAGTTTTGGAAATCGATGAAGGGAAATTATTCAACATCACAAAAGGAGAAAG
This sequence is a window from Leptospira ellinghausenii. Protein-coding genes within it:
- a CDS encoding metal ABC transporter ATP-binding protein; translation: MQSTKLNSLEAHTTFIHADHLSVGYRKEFPVVSDIHLHIESGKTYALVGGNGAGKTTLFRTLTDLLPPLAGTISFSKSITTSYVPQAKKMALDFPLRVEDVLLMPKNIGLSFLPKSKFSEEDRELIERTGVSSYLKKQISMCSGGQLQKVLILRSLLTKANLIFLDEPMDSLDHNARELFQSVLSEYLNQGNRSLFFITHSLEHDWGFGFDEVLEIDEGKLFNITKGERPPNCHHHD